TCCATGTAGTACGCATATGGGTAGGTGTATTGCAGGGTATATCGGCACTTGGCCAACAGTTTGGCAGCATTCTGTAGGTACTGCCAGTCGATCCAAGTCCCCAGATTGTTCATAACCCTCTCCTGAATCTTCTCATGAATACGCTGGTATGTCTGTGCCTCTAGTTGCAAGCTTTTATTGTGGTTTTCCCACCTCTCGAAGTAGAACAGATACTTCTTGAGGGCCTCCCTGGCCTGGGCTTGCTGGCTCTGGTTGACAATATCAGGATTCTCCTTGTACCGACTACACTCATAGTACTCACTGCCATGTGTTTTCCAATCTCCTAGACACATCCAGCAGAAATCATGTTTACTCTTGGAGCATTGCATGTGATTGCAGCCTCCATTCTTCTCAATGCAGATGTTACACTTGGGACAGTCTTTAGTGTGAGCACTAATGTAGTTGGCCGTTTCAGAGTCATCTGCACACTTTGTGAGCCATTTCCGGATTGTGGCACAGTCTGTGAGGGCGTGATACATGACGACACTTGAAACAGAAAACCTCGTTGCACCGATTGCACTGCACTCCGCGAGCTCTAGGCTCCTGTACCCGAATAACCATGGGGCAGTCTGCACCAGGGCACAGCTGAAGCTGGTAATGACTCTCCACATAGTCCCTAAAGAGGTAGCGCCTGTATTTGTCTCTCAATTCTTCATTGGGAAGCAATGGAAACACAAAGTCCTCTGGTGTACGGAGTGGACAGTCCTGAGCCATACAGGAGACTCCTACACCGACACCTTCCTTGACAAGTACTGAGCAGTGCTGCTCCCAGCAGCTTCGCAAAATTGGTGTTGGCAGGCCAGAGACAGTAGATTTTCCTTCCGCACAAACTGCATACACACTGCACACTGGTGAGGGGGGTGGGCTGTGGAGACATGTTTGGATGGATTAGGCTGAACTCGAGCCTCAACGAGCAGCTGAGCAGAATTAGACTTGTATCTGTCCAGTATCTCTGAAACTTGCCAGTGGAAGTTAACTAATATGAGTTTTGCAGCTGAATGAGATACCTTTAGTACAGAGGCTAAGCTGGTCATGTGCTCATTGAGGGCACCCTCGGATTCCTTATAGGTCAAACAAGTGAACTGATACTCCTCAGGATCAAAGGCATCAGCCCCCTGCTGCTCCACATCACTGGATACTCCCACATAGTAGTCCTCTATATCCTCCgggtcctcttcttcttcttcctcctcctcctcctcctcttcctcctcacaaTTTGGATCATAGTCCTCTTCATTGCTGTCAGATCCCTGGCTATTCATGTCCACAGACATCTTAACATCCAGCCAAACTTCAGATCAGGAAAGCGTtgcttcttccccttccccccaaatCTTTATCACTTTCTTGTATGCATTAGTGTTTCTGTCTTCTGTAATTTTTGAAGATATTTCAAGCAGATGTCATCCAAATGGTCTGTCATATGAATTCCATCGGGAGCCGCGGCTCCGCGGCCGCACGGCCCGGCACGGCGCACACCAGCTCGGGCCGGGCCCCGACAGTCGGCGTCGCGGGGCTGCGGCggcggaggaagaggaggagatgaCGAAGGCGGGGTGCGGAGGggctggagggggagggaaggcgggagggagggagggagggaaaccgTATCTgcacttttgaggtagggtctcactctagctcagactgacttggaattcactatgtagtctcaggctggctttgaactctcagcaatcctcctacctctgcctctcgagcactgggattaaaggtgagccccaccacacctggcttttcattgTTCCCTTCCATTGCTGAGTAGCATTCTGTTCTATAACAGCCCATTTATTTACTGATATACATTAAGTTGTTCCCAGGTTGTGACTATTCTGAATAAAGCTGCCATAAGCAGTCCTGAACTGTAGAAGAAAGACTTTTGTGGGtatagaacttttcttttcttttgggcaAAATGGCCAGATTCTATGATGCACCTGGCCACTTAGCTCAGTTGGTTAGAGCATGGTGCAAAAGACTAGATCCTAtgacctgtaaccctagcaccagggaggctgaggcaggaagcatAATTGGAATACAAGAGTTCAAGCTGCCTATCACCATAAATATCAATGTGCAGAGacaggaacaaaatgtaatcttTAAGTTGTGCTTAAAAACATTttgtatatttgcaagcagagagaggcagagagagacatggagagagggagagagagagagagaaagaaagacagacagacagacagagaatgggcatggcagggtctccagccactgcaaacaaactccagatgcacatgccactttgtgcatctggctatgtgggtactggggaatgaaattcaggtcattaggctttgcaggcaagtgccttaaccttggAGCCCTCTCTTCCAGCCCTTACGTTGGGCTTTTCAGAGCCTGCCATCTGGAAGGCAGTGGATGAACACTGGAGGATGTCTTTAGCATCTCATCTCCACTTAGCAGGTTTTATAGGAAAGGAGTCTGAGGCAGCCCATCATTCCTGAGCATAGCTATGCCCCTCTTGCCTGTGGCTTTCTCATTATCATCCCTTGCCCTCTCCCAGCATTCTCTGGCTATGGGTGTTCAGGCTCTTTTTGGAATGCTAAGTCCAATAAGTGTCTGCTGGTATCAACTCTGTTCCTCCTGTAAGTGCCCCTGGCCTGGAGTGTTAACTTAGAACAAGCAGTTAACAGTGTGTATGTACTAAGCTATTAATCCCAGATATGTGCAGATTCCTTTCTAAAATATGGAACACAAAGTGTCCCTATACACCCTGCCCCTATCCTCTATTagaagattgctatgaatttgaggccagattggactctacacagtgagttcaagagcTATTCATAGCAATACTCTGtttcagaaaaagagacagagggaactgAGCGTGGCAGAGCAGACCTGTATTTCCATCGTttgagaggtgaaggcaggatCAGAGGCTTAAAGCTATTCTTAgttatagtgagtttgaggccagcttgggttacacaaaaccctgtctcaaaacaaacatacaaacaaacaagaattaaGAAACTGCCAGACTACTTTCCATGGCACTTGACCATTGAACATTTCTTACCAGCAGACCAGAAAGATTCCaatttttctacatccttgctggtttttctctctctttttaaaaatttattttattttattttattttatttttgatttttcaaggttgggtctcactctagcccaggctgacctggaattcactatggagtctc
The genomic region above belongs to Jaculus jaculus isolate mJacJac1 chromosome 5, mJacJac1.mat.Y.cur, whole genome shotgun sequence and contains:
- the LOC123460765 gene encoding LOW QUALITY PROTEIN: E3 ubiquitin-protein ligase ARIH2-like (The sequence of the model RefSeq protein was modified relative to this genomic sequence to represent the inferred CDS: inserted 3 bases in 2 codons), yielding MSVDMNSQGSDSNEEDYDPNCEEEEEEEEEEEEEEDPEDIEDYYVGVSSDVEQQGADAFDPEEYQFTCLTYKESEGALNEHMTSLASVLKVSHSAAKLILVNFHWQVSEILDRYKSNSAQLLVEARVQPNPSKHVSTAHPPHQCAVCMQFVRKENLLSLACQHQFCXSCWEQHCSVLVKEGVGVGVSCMAQDCPLRTPEDFVFPLLPNEELRDKYRRYLFRDYVESHYQLQLCPGADCPMVIRVQEPRARGVQCNRCNEVFCFKCRXMYHALTDCATIRKWLTKCADDSETANYISAHTKDCPKCNICIEKNGGCNHMQCSKSKHDFCWMCLGDWKTHGSEYYECSRYKENPDIVNQSQQAQAREALKKYLFYFERWENHNKSLQLEAQTYQRIHEKIQERVMNNLGTWIDWQYLQNAAKLLAKCRYTLQYTYPYAYYMESGPRKKLFEYQQAQLEAEIENLSWKVERADSYDRGDLENQMHIAEQRRRTLLKDFHDT